The Kazachstania africana CBS 2517 chromosome 8, complete genome genome contains a region encoding:
- the UTP13 gene encoding U3 snoRNA-associated protein UTP13 (similar to Saccharomyces cerevisiae UTP13 (YLR222C); ancestral locus Anc_8.435) — protein sequence MATPILDDIKIVQLKPVKKILHTISNNDEQEITALKVTPDGKYLIFVSQAQLLKIVNVSTGKIIKSMKVSSPSYIIDCDKTSTLVTIGGTDGSVVVIDIENGYITHSLKGHGGTISSLKFFGELNSNIWLLCSGDTNGMVKIWDLVKRKCIHTVQEHTSPVRGVDIVESENDTDVLQLVTGGRDNIVNFWEFNLKKKCTLVKTIPAHQQIESSGFINHDFIYTAGSDAVFQVISLKNGQVIKRTRKPIEELFIIGVLPILNGTEYYLVMSDQSLNLIDVQGALEEEEDELISSKSCIAGNHGIIADMTFVGPDLKHLALATNSPTLRLIPVPNTNKSDGNEDESFLPIDVDMYEGHEDLLNAIDSTEDGLWIATASKDHSAIVWKYNTIKQKFTQYARFSGHSSSVTAVGLPNVMPKSYPEYLLTASNDLTIKKWKIPKPSAGDEEVEFHDVKISEYTRRAHEKDINALSISPNDSIFATASYDKTCKIWDLETGESVATLSNHKRGLWDVSFCQFDKIIATCSGDKTIKIWSLDTFSVIKTLEGHTNAVQKCSFINKQNQLVSTGADGLIKIWDISNGECISTLDGHNNRIWALCVQNDGDLIVSADADGVFQFWRDCTDEQREEDMAKEKERIEQEQSLQNYLNERDWTNAFLLAISLDHPMRLFNVLRESLSTKHEADKESIFNKELDHVISTLDDKQLYLLMKRCRDWNTNARTHNVAQRTLRCILQKHNITKLSEIPGVIQLIDGIIPYTQKHFTRVDNLVEQSYILDYALVEMDRLL from the coding sequence ATGGCTACACCAATACTAGATGACATTAAAATTGTACAGTTGAAACCAGTAAAGAAGATTCTACACACCATTTCGAACAATGATGAACAAGAAATTACAGCTTTAAAAGTGACACCCGatggaaaatatttgatttttgtttCACAAGCgcaattattgaaaatagtcAATGTTAGTACCGGTAAGATTATTAAATCGATGAAAGTTTCGTCTCCTTCTTACATTATCGATTGTGATAAAACATCTACTTTGGTGACAATTGGTGGTACTGACGGTAGCGTCGTAGTTATtgacattgaaaatggGTACATTACACACTCTTTAAAAGGTCATGGTGGTACCATATCAagtttgaaattttttggtgaGTTGAACAGTAATATCTGGTTACTATGTTCCGGTGACACAAATGGTATGGTTAAGATTTGGGATCTAGTGAAGAGAAAATGTATACATACTGTACAAGAACATACCTCACCTGTCAGAGGTGTTGATATCGTTGAAAGTGAAAATGATACCGACGTCTTACAACTTGTTACTGGTGGGAGAGATAATATTGTAAACTTCTGGGAattcaatttaaagaaaaaatgcACATTAGTAAAAACCATACCGGCTCATCAACAAATCGAATCAAGTGGATTCATCAATCACGACTTTATTTATACTGCAGGTAGTGATGCAGTTTTCCAAGTCATATCATTAAAAAATGGTCAAGTAATAAAAAGAACCAGAAAACCGATCGAAGAACtatttattattggtgTCCTACCGATTTTGAATGGAACTGAATATTACTTAGTTATGTCAGACcaatcattaaatttgattgatgTACAAGGGGcattggaagaagaagaagacgagCTAATCAGTTCGAAGTCTTGTATTGCCGGTAATCATGGGATCATTGCAGATATGACATTTGTTGGCCCAGATTTGAAACACCTAGCTTTGGCGACCAATTCACCAACACTAAGATTGATACCCGTTCCAAATACCAATAAGAGTGATGGGAATGAAGATGAGTCCTTTTTACCAATCGACGTAGATATGTATGAAGGCCATGAAGATCTACTAAATGCCATTGATTCCACAGAAGACGGGCTATGGATCGCTACTGCCTCCAAGGACCACTCGGCGATAGTTTGGAAGTACAACACcattaaacaaaaatttactCAATACGCAAGATTTTCAGGCCATTCATCATCTGTTACAGCGGTTGGATTACCAAATGTCATGCCAAAATCATATCCTGAATATTTACTTACAGCATCTAATGATTTAACTATCAAAAAGTGGAAGATACCAAAACCTTCAGCAGGAGATGAAGAAGTAGAATTTCATGATGTTAAAATATCCGAGTATACACGTCGTGCCCATGAAAAGGACATTAACGCGCTATCGATATCCCcaaatgattcaatttttgcTACTGCCTCTTACGATAAGACTTGCAAAATATGGGACTTAGAAACTGGTGAATCAGTAGCAACTTTATCAAATCATAAACGTGGTTTATGGGACGTCTCATTTTgtcaatttgataaaattattgcTACCTGTTCGGGTGATAAGACTATAAAAATCTGGTCTTTAGATACTTTCAGTGTCATTAAAACATTAGAAGGTCATACAAATGCTGTTCAGAAATGttcatttatcaataaacAAAACCAGCTCGTTAGTACTGGTGCAGATGGTTTGATTAAAATTTGGGATATATCAAATGGTGAATGCATAAGTACTCTAGATGGTCACAATAATAGAATATGGGCATTGTGTGTTCAAAATGACGGTGACTTAATTGTCAGTGCAGATGCAGATGGTGTGTTCCAGTTTTGGAGGGACTGTACAGATGAACAGAGGGAGGAAGATATGGCAaaggaaaaggaaagaattGAACAGGAACAATCcttacaaaattatttgaacGAAAGGGACTGGACCAATGCATTCTTATTAGCCATCAGTTTGGATCATCCAATGAGACTCTTCAACGTTCTTAGAGAATCTTTATCTACAAAACACGAGGCTGACAAAGAATCTATATTCAACAAGGAATTGGACCACGTTATTTCTACATTAGATGACAAGCAACTGTATCTACTGATGAAAAGATGCAGGGATTGGAACACAAACGCACGTACACATAACGTTGCCCAGAGAACGCTCAGATGCATTCTACAAAAGCATAACATAACGAAACTGAGTGAAATACCAGGTGtcattcaattgattgacGGTATTATTCCATATACACAGAAGCATTTTACAAGAGTCGACAATTTGGTCGAACAGAGTTATATATTAGACTATGCATTGGTAGAGATGGATAGACTGCTGTAA
- the IFH1 gene encoding Ifh1p (similar to Saccharomyces cerevisiae CRF1 (YDR223W) and IFH1 (YLR223C); ancestral locus Anc_8.434) produces MVGRKSPRKNTPGTGPTRGKRLPATARPRRFSLIYSSDSSSLSDVSDGDGHNNRPHSNKNKMKRRGADNVINNSTGKQSKLIQESNENALSSDYEAIDDDRTDTSSDDDDDDSDSDSDSSSDDENIDFVKLTAQRKKRAMKALSAIKRGQTNNGNNKDNNNENNNNNNNEVVPEGSRTNKDLSPKKEEEEESNASVEEDIGEEIVESRKSTPSKNLSDVSKTLNKLHVPEFSEDSEESEYDIDHDAYFSIINDGNNSVGEIDTGLETGDDDLPVLEEEEHNIVSELQNDDNLSIDDSAQDESTDLMEHNKPTNQYDNEEDDEDEIMTDFDLPFYEDPKFSNLYYYQEENEPRLNLNSTSLPLILNDERRIRIQEKEARRRERKERIEARKMLRKNAKSKPGLDGDEYVFGVFFHSDNEDEQDKDKTKTEGTRIYTVQNSDSSDSDDDYDNILLDVAQLPSDDEELMAIDSDDNDDSSEFDMSAESDDFDELDDDSSATNIFIDIDDLDPDSFYFRYSDDEISNFSDKTPSKDSEDASNGALETLVYVDDESTDEDDNLPPPNLRKRNVGTKAKEIVSANVVGLRPPKLGTWETNNKPFSIIDGLSTKSLYALIHEHQQLQERSQSPELAEPPSTEQQSGEDMTLNELLNMSELEEGEGEDTPSHQTLSVSDWYNKPKVPLSAFRNKGVSIYDDDEYLTPSLSVKKVPIGYVGGERTRKKIDKMKELQRKRTEKKRTLKKKRKLLKLRRKRARMEKEKLSTTSDPTGNDDLHEGPTDTTVNESKSLSHSELPDFDEGLSDHIYDTENMGSSQRKDSLKSVGIDEIHEILGKDDSSLLDNHHSQLMLHNDLAHDKHQDENAIAGADADILASLTAPVDFDDFENTSSSLWKQRRHSMAEAAAENLRFTKNGLFSEAALANLESIIDNEGPSDTFEFNEVLQ; encoded by the coding sequence ATGGTAGGAAGGAAAAGTCCTCGCAAAAACACTCCTGGTACAGGTCCTACAAGAGGGAAAAGACTCCCAGCAACTGCTCGACCAAGGAGGTTTAGTTTAATCTACAGTTCCGATTCCTCATCTTTAAGTGATGTAAGTGATGGAGATGGCCACAACAATAGACCACATTCcaacaagaacaaaatGAAGAGACGTGGTGCTGATAATGTCATAAATAACTCTACAGGCAAACAAAGTAAACTGATACAAGAATCTAATGAAAATGCATTGTCTTCAGATTATGAAGCGATAGATGACGATAGAACGGACACAAGTAgtgatgacgatgatgatgacagTGACAGTGACAGTGATAGTAGTTCTGACGATGAAAATATAGATTTTGTCAAGTTAACAGcccaaagaaagaaaagagcaATGAAAGCTTTATCTGCAATAAAAAGAGGTCAAACGAATAATGGCAACAACAAAgacaataataatgaaaacaataataacaataataacgAAGTTGTACCCGAGGGTTCAAGGACAAATAAAGACCTTTCACcaaagaaggaagaagaagaagagtcTAATGCTAGTGTCGAAGAAGATATTGGCGAAGAGATTGTAGAAAGTAGGAAAAGTACCCCATCCAAAAACCTATCAGATGTTTCTAAAACGTTGAATAAATTACATGTACCAGAGTTCTCTGAAGACTCAGAGGAGTCAGAGTATGATATTGATCACGATGCATATTTCAGTATTATAAATGATGGCAACAATTCTGTTGGTGAGATCGATACTGGTTTAGAAACCGGGGATGATGACTTACCTGTGcttgaagaagaggaacaCAATATTGTCTCTGAATTGCAAAATGATGACAACCTTTCTATCGATGATAGTGCTCAAGATGAAAGTACCGATTTAATGGAGCATAATAAACCAACCAATCAatatgataatgaagaagatgatgaagatgaaataatGACAGACTTTGATTTGCCTTTTTATGAAGACCCCAAATTTTCTAACCTCtattattatcaagaagaaaatgaaccTAGACTCAACTTAAACAGTACATCTTTGCCGCTAATACTAAAcgatgaaagaagaataagaattcaagaaaaagaggcaagaagaagagaaagaaaagaacgTATCGAGGCTAGAAAAATGCTAAGAAAGAATGCTAAGAGTAAACCGGGCTTGGATGGCGATGAATATGTCTTCGGCGTCTTTTTCCATagtgataatgaagatgaacaagataaagataaaacTAAGACAGAAGGTACCAGAATATATACTGTTCAAAATTCTGACTCTAGTGATTCAGACGATGATTATGACAATATTTTACTAGATGTTGCCCAACTTCCCAGCGATGACGAAGAACTCATGGCAATTGATTCAGATGATAACGACGACTCTTCAGAATTCGATATGTCAGCCGAATCagatgattttgatgagCTCGACGATGATAGCAGTGcaacaaatatttttattgacATTGATGACTTGGACCCGGATTCTTTCTACTTCCGTTATAGCGATGATGagatatcaaatttcaGCGACAAAACACCTTCTAAAGATTCCGAGGACGCTTCAAATGGTGCTTTAGAAACTCTTGTTTATGTCGATGACGAATCGACTGATGAGGATGATAATTTACCTCCTCCAAACTTACGGAAAAGAAATGTTGGAACCAAAGCCAAAGAAATTGTGAGCGCTAATGTTGTCGGTCTAAGACCACCAAAATTGGGTACTTGGGAAACAAACAACAAACCATTTAGTATCATTGATGGTCTGTCAACAAAATCCTTGTATGCTCTTATTCATGAACATCAACAGTTACAGGAAAGATCTCAAAGCCCTGAATTAGCCGAACCTCCATCTACCGAACAACAATCGGGCGAAGATATGACATTAAATGAACTATTAAATATGAGTGAACTAGAGGAAGGTGAAGGTGAAGATACACCATCTCATCAAACATTATCAGTTTCTGATTGGTATAATAAACCTAAGGTACCTCTATCAGCTTTTAGAAATAAAGGCGTCAGTATTTACGACGATGACGAATACCTGACTCCTAGCTTATCTGTTAAAAAAGTACCTATAGGTTATGTTGGCGGAGAACGtacaagaaagaagattgataaaatgaaagaattacaaagaaagagaactgagaagaaaagaacattaaagaaaaagagaaaattattgaaattgagaagaaagagagcaAGGATGGAAAAAGAGAAGTTATCAACCACAAGTGATCCTACTGGTAATGACGATCTCCACGAGGGTCCAACTGATACAACGGTAAATGAGAGCAAGAGCTTGTCACACTCCGAATTACCAGATTTTGACGAGGGTCTCAGTGATCATATTTATGACACCGAAAATATGGGCTCTTCACAAAGGAAAGATTCTCTCAAGAGTGTAGGCATTGATGAAATACATGAAATCCTTGGAAAAGATGACAGCTCTCTATTGGATAACCATCATTCTCAACTAATGTTACATAACGATTTGGCACACGACAAACACCAAGATGAAAATGCCATTGCTGGAGCTGATGCGGACATTCTAGCATCGTTAACCGCCCCAGTCGATTTTGACGATTTCGAAAATACATCCTCATCGTTATGGAAGCAACGCAGACATAGCATGGCAGAAGCTGCAGCAGAAAACCTGAGATTTACGAAGAATGGGTTGTTCAGTGAGGCTGCACTTGCCAATTTAGAAAGtataattgataatgaGGGCCCTTCAGACACTTTCGAATTTAATGAGGTCCTACAATAA
- the UCC1 gene encoding Ucc1p (similar to Saccharomyces cerevisiae YLR224W; ancestral locus Anc_8.433) — MSLASLPDDVLGRIVSSTGRAFCGVSKRLYRIHNEIYRHKILQLFEVDHPIWDYVIEPLEEYLQDLDPLRKPARCLLSNGLSQNCNYDLGKFRSISHSWHIVYSVLLSINPIRNIRLLRTEPFHESLIALPYHLPLGRVPFNVWIALHGSVERNTIRDTITLLKSTQSTCKEEFFMVSYIEDWIKEPGLYCIRLGYITQSLINSCRKRHCEYLPFIINTSLANYDTSKDKIENVELVGYDFGNYSHINAGTPWIFMQTEVKYKNYICTSSQTVLNAKLYEFSSHNSKRDSCVDELCDETATILTTSSMKIPVKILSKYPKYDSGNDEHVKISNPSLPRLIV, encoded by the coding sequence ATGAGTCTTGCGAGTTTACCTGATGACGTGCTAGGAAGAATAGTGAGCAGCACTGGTCGAGCTTTTTGTGGTGTGAGTAAGAGGCTCTATAGGATCCACAATGAAATTTACAGGCATAAGATATTGCAACTATTTGAGGTGGACCATCCGATATGGGATTACGTTATTGAGCCTCTAGAGGAGTATTTGCAGGATCTGGACCCACTGCGAAAGCCAGCAAGGTGTCTCTTATCAAATGGTTTGTCTCAAAACTGCAATTACGATTTAGGGAAGTTCCGCAGTATATCTCACTCTTGGCATATTGTCTACAGTGTATTGCTATCAATCAATCCGATAAGAAATATCCGCCTCCTACGCACTGAACCGTTCCATGAGTCTTTGATTGCTCTACCGTACCATTTGCCGTTGGGAAGAGTGCCATTCAACGTATGGATTGCACTTCATGGTTCTGTCGAAAGGAATACAATAAGGGACACAATTACCTTACTGAAATCAACACAATCTACGTGCAaggaagaatttttcatggTGAGCTATATAGAGGACTGGATAAAAGAACCAGGATTATATTGTATTAGATTAGGCTATATTACGCAATCACTAATAAATTCCTGCAGGAAACGTCATTGTGAATATCTACCATTTATAATTAATACTTCACTTGCTAATTATGACACGTCCAAagacaaaattgaaaatgttgaGTTGGTCGGGTATGATTTTGGTAATTATTCTCATATCAATGCAGGTACCCCATGGATCTTTATGCAAACGGAAGTcaaatacaaaaattacATCTGCACATCATCTCAGACAGTTTTAAATGCAAAACTATATGAATTTTCCAGTCATAATAGCAAGAGAGATTCATGCGTTGATGAGCTATGCGATGAAACCGCAACTATTCTCACAACTAGTAGTATGAAAATTCcagtgaaaattttatccaAATATCCCAAATATGACTCTGGAAATGATGAACACgtgaaaatatcaaaccCATCTTTGCCTAGGCTAATCgtttga
- the BUR2 gene encoding Bur2p (similar to Saccharomyces cerevisiae BUR2 (YLR226W); ancestral locus Anc_8.429) gives MEGNFQKRDVEEGEVTKKITASSSNATIQGAQVSSYNARLYWPDIINTPENQWTFTCTEIIEKLNTLGTANNELKKNMETCLMYFYNMKKKLNLFDHTYTASSIYFFRFWYVYGLPSSLINCIHISQAILVTACKTMENNRPIDVYVKSTCEFMLQMIPGLKNKYNMDKLKWEVRDKLVKNEKRIVCSFGFDLNIDNPKEMIEEMFSGFYRFSRDYDLSNEFQESFPKILQEARSFIIQAVTQPISLLCDGYDFVSLALIYCGVQYKRMVDNEFKFPKDFFSKRFPSKVTSEKFANFFTDYRLLEENFFDLKSNKKEKLQISKEEIDSIIQETPDEPKNEEEPESELLLTQKNLYDYNAIKSGEVKQELLDHIKVRVDALSERITNESKKRSATESTESPSKKAKV, from the coding sequence ATGGAAGggaattttcaaaaacgaGATGTTGAAGAAGGGGAAGtgacaaagaaaataacgGCTAGTAGTAGTAATGCAACCATACAGGGTGCTCAGGTATCTTCTTATAATGCAAGGTTATACTGGCCAGATATAATAAATACACCAGAGAATCAATGGACGTTCACCTGCACTGAGATAATAGAGAAATTAAACACTCTAGGGACAGctaataatgaattaaaaaaaaatatggagACATGTTTGATGTATTTTTATaacatgaaaaaaaagctgAACCTTTTTGACCACACTTACACGGCATCAAgcatatattttttcagatTCTGGTATGTGTATGGTCTGCCTTCTTCACTAATCAATTGTATTCACATATCACAGGCTATTTTAGTCACTGCCTGTAAAACAATGGAAAACAATAGGCCCATTGATGTATACGTCAAATCCACATGTGAATTTATGTTACAAATGATACCTGGTttgaagaacaaatataATATGGATAAACTCAAATGGGAAGTGAGAGATAAACTTGtaaaaaatgagaaaaGAATTGTTTGTTCATTTGGTTTCGATTTAAATATCGATAATCCAAAGGAAATGATAGAAGAAATGTTTAGTGGCTTTTACAGATTCTCAAGAGATTATGATCTGTCTAATGAATTCCAAGAATCCTTCCCtaaaattttacaagaGGCTAGAAGTTTTATAATTCAGGCAGTCACACAACCCATTTCGTTACTCTGCGATGGTTATGACTTTGTGTCCTTAGCATTAATATATTGTGGAGTACAATATAAGAGGATGGttgataatgaattcaaatttccGAAGGACTTCTTCTCGAAGAGGTTTCCGAGTAAAGTCACATCAGAGAAATTTGCAAACTTCTTCACTGATTACAGATTACTGGAAGAGAATTTTTTCGATCTCAAAAGTAATAAAAAGGAGAAGCTGCAAATAAGCAAAGAGGAAATAGATAGCATAATTCAGGAAACTCCTGATGAAccaaaaaatgaagaagaaccTGAAAGTGAGCTACTGCTTACACAAAAGAATTTGTACGATTATAATGCAATTAAATCAGGTGAGGTTAAGCAAGAACTCTTAGATCACATAAAAGTTAGAGTAGATGCATTATCAGAGAGAATTACAAATGAGAGCAAAAAACGTTCAGCAACGGAATCAACAGAATCACCCTCTAAGAAAGCGAAAGTATGA
- the ADY4 gene encoding Ady4p (similar to Saccharomyces cerevisiae ADY4 (YLR227C); ancestral locus Anc_8.427) translates to MAESTFNAFIMNAKLDLEKLLNGLGLEYETLTMLKLFQVLIKGYPNNLLESTFARESRHRRTMLELLFQKHAEYHGLCFELHPKYIYKILKEEKSSPKLYDKILFILFLKGFQSYLYYIDGQPQEGFISCRWYLQMISYLRKLKLNKLDIILSETERWFSILCAKCLIYAARMVGPKWFTYESLSSTLDEAGILQGLLYNILTCTEASQMRYENNFDRNLISQFFESIGDIEEGIAIFNGKLSIYTEIDDDNEEKNSACNFGTKPDKNAIEEMINKYVIAITFKIEGDPSILRCLEKIIQGLLLYGGIHMEALIFFLSLKEFYCKRVGNEENADAKESCYYGYDFFEECSSLVRTIIEDWQTLQVQYNIATIHLPQILLKSVNGTLILVDELKDQINTQNSCNAKLLKKWKAKSNWHHGFPKNITQLRDRCDDDECELGAYWINLWKSCTIEHNGEICSELLENLQKFESTLLQCRREKEDVRRDDINHI, encoded by the coding sequence ATGGCAGAATCCACTTTCAATGCCTTTATAATGAATGCTAAACTGGATTTAGAAAAGTTACTCAATGGGTTGGGCTTAGAATATGAGACTTTAACAATGTTGAAATTATTCCAGGTACTAATAAAAGGCTATCCAAATAATCTTTTAGAGTCCACTTTCGCCAGAGAGAGCAGACATAGAAGAACTATGTTAGAgttattatttcaaaaacatGCTGAATATCATGGTTTGTGTTTTGAATTGCATccaaaatatatttataaaattcttaaagaagaaaaatcaagCCCAAAACTATATGACAAGATTTTattcattctttttttgaaaggaTTTCAGTCATACCTTTATTACATTGATGGTCAACCACAAGAAGGATTTATTTCTTGCCGGTGGTACCTTCAAATGATTTCCTACTTGAGAAAGCTGAAACTAAACAAGCtagatattattttatcaGAGACGGAAAGGTGGTTCAGCATATTATGTGCCAAATGTCTAATATATGCAGCTAGAATGGTTGGTCCAAAATGGTTTACATATGAGAGTCTTAGTAGTACCTTGGATGAAGCTGGAATATTACAAGGGTTACTATACAATATTTTAACCTGTACAGAAGCATCACAAATGAGGTATGAAAATAACTTTGATAGAAATCTTatctctcaattttttgaatcaattggTGACATCGAAGAAGGAATAGCAATCTTTAATGGCAAATTATCTATCTATACAGAGAtcgatgatgataatgaggAGAAAAACTCTGCTTGCAATTTTGGAACAAAACCTGATAAGAATgctattgaagaaatgataaataAGTATGTAATCGCTATAACGTTCAAAATCGAGGGAGATCCCTCGATTCTAAGGTGtttggaaaaaattatacaGGGCCTATTACTTTATGGGGGGATTCATATGGAGGctcttattttctttctgaGCTTGAAAGAATTTTATTGTAAAAGGGTGGGAAATGAGGAAAATGCTGATGCCAAAGAAAGCTGCTACTATGGTTACGACTTTTTTGAGGAGTGTTCCAGTCTGGTTAGGACAATTATCGAAGATTGGCAAACTTTACAGGTACAGTACAACATTGCAACAATTCACTTACCACAAATACTTCTGAAAAGTGTAAACGGAACACTAATTCTTgttgatgaattaaaagatCAGATTAATACCCAAAATAGCTGCAATGCAAAATTACtaaagaaatggaaagcTAAAAGTAATTGGCATCATGGATTCCCCAAAAATATTACACAATTGAGAGATAGGtgtgatgatgatgaatgtGAGCTCGGGGCTTATTGGATAAATCTATGGAAAAGTTGTACAATTGAGCATAATGGCGAAATATGCTCTGAATTACTAGAGAACCTGCAAAAATTTGAGTCGACTTTGCTGCAATGTCGGAGAGAAAAAGAGGATGTGAGAAGAGACGATATTAATCATatataa